The following proteins are encoded in a genomic region of uncultured Ilyobacter sp.:
- a CDS encoding DUF3870 domain-containing protein — protein MIITENFLRGVAMGNRVLVTGYSKIPGGISASDIYSVIGVSMEVDVETGEIIKADCSLVTKLAREFVKRILEGEKLTDIGGLEHKFKNDYHGSTRKALITATKICCDRYLKALENRKALETSK, from the coding sequence ATGATAATTACAGAAAATTTTCTCAGGGGTGTTGCAATGGGAAATAGAGTATTAGTCACAGGGTATTCAAAAATACCAGGAGGAATTTCCGCATCTGATATCTATTCAGTGATAGGCGTGAGTATGGAAGTAGATGTAGAGACTGGAGAAATAATTAAAGCAGACTGTTCGCTGGTAACGAAATTAGCTAGAGAATTTGTAAAGAGGATACTTGAAGGAGAGAAACTGACAGATATCGGTGGTCTCGAGCATAAATTCAAAAACGATTATCATGGTTCCACTAGGAAAGCATTAATAACTGCTACGAAGATATGTTGTGATCGATACCTCAAAGCTTTAGAAAACAGAAAAGCCCTGGAAACTAGTAAGTGA